The sequence below is a genomic window from Campylobacter concisus.
TGTGCAGTTTGAAAAGATACTTGGCACTCTTGCAAAATAGGCTGGCAAACTACTTATTTAAAATTTTTAATAACACAACGATATGGCAAAGATTTATATCTTTGCTAGCTGTTAGAAGTGCTATATCGCCATGCTCTTTTTCTAGTTTTTTTAGCATTTTAAAGCAAGATTGCGCTTTTTCATTATCAAGCTCGAGCTCAAATTTCTCACAAAACTCATCAAATCTGGCTTCTCTATCTTCATGAAACCACTCTCTTAAAGCAGTGCTTGGTGTGATATCTTTTAACCAAAGGAAATTTGAAAATATCTCTTTTCTTATGCCTCTTGGATAGAGTCTATCAACAAAAGCCGCCTTCATATCCAAACTATCATCTTTGATAAAATCATAAATTCTATAAGCTTTAAACATGTTGTGATTGTAGTCCTATAATGTTTATAAATAAAAAAATATTCTTATTTATCTTATATTTTTTATACTTGTTTAAATTTTAAGGTTTGTAAAATTAAAGCTCAAATTTTTGATTGTGGTGATAAGAATTAAACTAGGGCTATAAAATAGTCCTAAAAAGAATAAATTTAAATTAAAGCTCGTTTTGATAAAATCCCAACATAAAAATCACTAAAAGGGTTATCATTATGAGAGGCTATAAAATTTTCTCAGGAACGGCTAATATTGAGCTTTCAAAGAAAATTTCGCAATATCTTTCACTTCCTCTTAGCGAGGCAAGCATAAAAAGATTTAGCGATGGAGAGATCAGCGTGCAAATCGGCGAGAGCGTGCGCGGAAAAGATGTTTTTGTCATTCAGCCAACATGTGCACCGACAAATACAAATTTAATGGAGCTACTTATTTTAACTGACGCTTTAAGACGCAGTAGTGCAAGCTCTATAACAGCGATTGTGCCGTATTTCGGCTATGCTAGACAAGATAGAAAAGCAGCTCCTAGAGTACCGATCACTGCAAAACTAGTGGCAAACATGATGCAAACAGCAGGTATCGATAGGGTCGTCACCATGGATCTTCATGCAGGGCAAATTCAAGGATTTTTTGATATTCCGGTTGATAACCTTTATGGAAGTATTATTTTTAATGACTACGTAAGAGCTAAAAATTTACCAAATCCAATCGTTGCAAGCCCTGATGTAGGTGGCGTTGCTCGTGCTAGAGCCTTAGCTAAAAATCTAAATCTTGACATGGTTATCGTAGATAAGCGCCGCGAAAAAGCAAACGAGAGCGAAGTGATGAATATAATCGGCGACGTAAATGGTAAAGATGTGATTTTAGTTGATGATATGATCGATACGGCTGGCACGATCGTAAAAGCAGCTGAAATTTTT
It includes:
- a CDS encoding DUF488 domain-containing protein codes for the protein MFKAYRIYDFIKDDSLDMKAAFVDRLYPRGIRKEIFSNFLWLKDITPSTALREWFHEDREARFDEFCEKFELELDNEKAQSCFKMLKKLEKEHGDIALLTASKDINLCHIVVLLKILNK
- a CDS encoding ribose-phosphate pyrophosphokinase encodes the protein MRGYKIFSGTANIELSKKISQYLSLPLSEASIKRFSDGEISVQIGESVRGKDVFVIQPTCAPTNTNLMELLILTDALRRSSASSITAIVPYFGYARQDRKAAPRVPITAKLVANMMQTAGIDRVVTMDLHAGQIQGFFDIPVDNLYGSIIFNDYVRAKNLPNPIVASPDVGGVARARALAKNLNLDMVIVDKRREKANESEVMNIIGDVNGKDVILVDDMIDTAGTIVKAAEIFKERGATSVMAFCTHPVLSGPAYDRLRLGFLDELVVTDTIPLAEELPCIKVLSAASLFGEVIRRVYHNESVNSLF